A section of the Clostridium omnivorum genome encodes:
- a CDS encoding ECF transporter S component, whose protein sequence is MNKNSRNLVLSSLFLAIAIVFQFIGRVLPQISQIFVGPAVNAVLILSAAICGLGWGVSVGCLTPLLAWLLGQLPAAFGPFIPFIMIGNSIFIIMFYLFKSYEKWGNAVGIVSGALLKFLFLYISATKLINILSLGINPKVAQKLTVAMGSIQLMTALAGGALAIIIINLLKRRKQI, encoded by the coding sequence ATGAATAAAAATTCAAGAAATCTTGTGCTTAGCAGTTTGTTTTTAGCTATAGCTATAGTATTTCAATTTATAGGTAGAGTGCTGCCACAAATTAGTCAAATATTTGTTGGACCAGCAGTAAATGCAGTACTAATTCTATCTGCAGCAATTTGTGGCTTAGGATGGGGAGTCTCAGTTGGTTGTCTTACTCCACTTTTAGCATGGCTTTTAGGACAGCTTCCAGCAGCCTTTGGACCTTTTATTCCATTTATAATGATAGGTAATTCAATTTTTATTATAATGTTCTATCTTTTTAAATCTTATGAAAAGTGGGGGAATGCAGTTGGAATAGTTTCAGGAGCTTTATTAAAATTCTTGTTCTTGTACATATCTGCTACAAAATTAATAAATATCTTATCGCTAGGTATAAATCCTAAGGTGGCACAAAAGTTAACAGTAGCAATGGGAAGTATTCAATTAATGACTGCATTAGCTGGAGGAGCATTAGCAATAATTATAATTAATCTTTTAAAAAGAAGAAAGCAAATATAG
- a CDS encoding ABC transporter substrate-binding protein: protein MFKFKKNENVMSTSLEVNNNVKEVACSKQNNALGLLKHNQACIVDRLGEKILETGFATENLISLTHDIANHVEIQMESIEKVVGEISNYSALAEEVFASTENSKQIAEQTMDIAKDGSKAVDKSIRAMSEIEISVENAKKVVNDLSTKAAHINEMLAIIKDIANHTNLLSLNASIEAARAGEAGRGFAVVAQEVKNLAQRSAESAGQISNTINEINLSVLETMEAMNSSMKKVVEGTEIANGTKQVFDNIINAVNTTSNVAEEINTAVSRQTESLESIISSTEDMHKSSERVMAMVETASLNTQYTKTSLNILSNVSNDLQSISSKLLDSIATETKEDSVLKTYISEPPLGYDPQLAFDTQSAQILYNIHGGLLLISSTGEITPGIAKSWHVEDDNLTWVFNLRKGAKFHNGREITAEDVKYSYERLLSPALKSPCSWFLEQVDGAEEYTKGITKDVRGIRVLDRYRVSVKLTCPYSGFLLNLGQYVCSIIAKEDVTKGKLTGCGPYILESAEKDHCVLTAFKDYFGGAPYVDKIIIYFDGAKASENFLNKECDFITLDNKKQIEELSKANIKDIKYMSVMGTYYAGFNLRSNSVFVKDSEIKKAFNLAVNKKKIIEEILGGLGEEAKGPMPSNMVENSYLQGFQYNPKAAKEIINRKSHIIGNSKLRVLVREESSDTTFNRITQYIINDLKAVGIECALEKATPENYLKPESINRSDLFVSRWISDTGDMDNFLQPMFNPANFTDFTGYTNSEVTEKMDRAKEIVNPQKRIEMYKDIQRTIVDDTPWLYLYHPQLGYVSREGVIGVRVSPLGIVRYEDIIVEKN from the coding sequence ATGTTTAAGTTCAAAAAGAATGAGAATGTAATGAGTACGTCACTAGAGGTTAATAATAATGTCAAAGAAGTTGCTTGCAGCAAGCAAAATAATGCTTTAGGTCTATTAAAGCATAATCAAGCTTGTATAGTAGACAGGCTTGGTGAAAAAATTCTGGAGACTGGTTTTGCCACTGAAAATTTAATCTCATTAACTCATGACATAGCAAATCATGTTGAAATTCAAATGGAATCTATTGAAAAGGTTGTAGGTGAAATAAGCAATTATTCTGCATTAGCTGAAGAAGTTTTTGCAAGTACAGAAAATTCTAAGCAAATTGCTGAACAAACCATGGATATAGCAAAGGATGGAAGTAAGGCTGTAGATAAATCCATAAGAGCTATGAGTGAAATTGAAATATCTGTTGAGAATGCCAAAAAAGTGGTTAATGATTTAAGCACTAAAGCAGCCCATATTAATGAAATGCTTGCAATAATTAAGGATATAGCAAACCACACAAATCTATTATCTTTGAATGCTTCTATTGAAGCTGCTAGGGCAGGTGAAGCTGGTAGAGGCTTTGCCGTAGTTGCACAGGAAGTTAAAAATCTTGCTCAGAGAAGTGCTGAATCTGCTGGACAGATTTCTAATACAATTAATGAGATTAATCTAAGTGTATTAGAAACTATGGAAGCTATGAACAGTAGTATGAAAAAGGTAGTAGAAGGAACAGAAATAGCCAATGGGACAAAACAAGTTTTTGATAATATAATAAATGCTGTTAACACAACTAGCAATGTAGCTGAAGAAATAAATACAGCAGTATCAAGACAAACTGAAAGTCTTGAAAGTATAATTTCCTCTACAGAGGATATGCACAAAAGCTCAGAGCGAGTAATGGCGATGGTAGAAACAGCATCATTAAATACACAGTATACTAAGACATCGCTAAATATTCTTTCAAATGTTTCAAATGATTTGCAAAGTATATCTTCAAAGCTACTAGACTCTATTGCCACAGAAACAAAAGAAGATTCAGTTCTAAAGACTTATATAAGTGAGCCTCCACTAGGTTATGATCCACAGCTAGCTTTTGATACGCAGAGTGCTCAAATTTTATATAATATTCATGGTGGTCTTCTGCTAATCAGCTCTACAGGTGAAATAACCCCAGGTATAGCTAAAAGCTGGCATGTAGAGGATGACAATCTTACTTGGGTATTTAATCTAAGAAAAGGTGCAAAGTTCCATAACGGAAGGGAAATAACAGCTGAAGATGTAAAGTATTCCTATGAAAGATTACTAAGTCCTGCATTGAAATCTCCCTGCAGCTGGTTTTTAGAGCAAGTTGATGGCGCAGAGGAATATACTAAGGGAATAACAAAGGATGTACGAGGAATAAGAGTTTTAGATAGGTATAGAGTTTCAGTAAAATTAACTTGTCCATATAGTGGATTTCTTTTAAATCTTGGACAATATGTATGTTCAATAATAGCGAAAGAAGATGTTACAAAAGGAAAGCTTACTGGCTGCGGTCCATATATACTTGAAAGCGCAGAAAAGGATCATTGTGTTTTAACTGCATTTAAGGATTATTTTGGCGGAGCTCCATATGTAGATAAAATAATAATATACTTTGATGGCGCTAAAGCTTCAGAAAACTTTTTAAATAAAGAATGCGATTTTATTACTCTAGACAATAAAAAGCAAATAGAAGAGCTATCAAAAGCCAATATAAAAGATATTAAATATATGAGTGTAATGGGAACTTACTATGCAGGGTTCAATTTGCGTTCAAATTCAGTTTTTGTTAAGGATAGTGAAATTAAAAAGGCCTTTAACTTAGCTGTAAACAAAAAGAAAATAATAGAGGAAATATTGGGAGGACTTGGAGAAGAAGCAAAGGGACCAATGCCTTCTAATATGGTAGAGAACTCTTATTTACAAGGATTCCAGTACAATCCTAAAGCTGCAAAAGAAATAATAAACAGAAAATCACATATTATAGGGAATTCAAAACTAAGAGTACTTGTAAGAGAGGAAAGCAGTGATACAACCTTTAACAGAATTACTCAATATATTATTAATGATTTAAAGGCGGTAGGTATTGAGTGTGCTCTTGAGAAGGCTACACCAGAAAATTATTTAAAGCCTGAATCAATCAATAGAAGTGACTTGTTTGTAAGTAGGTGGATATCAGATACTGGAGATATGGACAACTTCCTTCAGCCAATGTTTAATCCAGCTAACTTTACTGATTTTACAGGTTACACTAATTCTGAGGTTACAGAAAAGATGGATAGGGCTAAAGAGATAGTAAACCCTCAAAAGAGGATTGAAATGTATAAGGATATTCAGAGAACTATAGTAGATGATACTCCTTGGTTATACCTATACCATCCACAACTTGGTTATGTGTCAAGGGAAGGGGTAATAGGAGTAAGAGTTAGTCCACTTGGTATAGTTAGATATGAAGATATAATCGTTGAAAAAAATTAA
- the thiW gene encoding energy coupling factor transporter S component ThiW: MKTKKITFSALLIAIGVMAGSVIYIPVGVSKCFPVQHTINVIAAIILGPSYGVAIAFCISLLRNILGTGSILAFPGSMIGAFVAGIIYKKTNSYLAAAGGEIFGTGILGALAAFPIAKFVMGKKVAAMFFVAPFLTSTVGGSIIAYCILKVLDVSKIKSLRNEA, encoded by the coding sequence ATGAAAACAAAAAAAATTACCTTTTCAGCTCTTTTAATAGCTATTGGTGTTATGGCTGGCAGTGTTATTTACATACCGGTTGGAGTCTCAAAATGCTTTCCAGTTCAACATACTATAAATGTAATAGCGGCTATAATTTTAGGACCAAGCTATGGAGTGGCTATAGCCTTTTGTATTTCTCTTCTGCGAAATATATTGGGTACAGGGTCTATACTAGCATTTCCAGGCAGTATGATTGGCGCATTTGTTGCAGGAATTATTTATAAAAAAACAAATTCCTATTTAGCTGCAGCAGGCGGAGAAATATTTGGAACTGGAATATTGGGCGCTTTAGCTGCATTTCCAATTGCAAAATTTGTAATGGGCAAAAAAGTAGCTGCTATGTTCTTTGTAGCACCATTTTTAACTAGTACAGTTGGTGGAAGTATAATTGCATATTGTATTTTGAAGGTACTTGATGTTTCAAAAATTAAAAGTTTAAGAAATGAAGCTTAA
- the aspD gene encoding aspartate 4-decarboxylase, with translation MHNVQKEELEKIYGKISPFEFKNRLIKLAEGQKLKSARTLLDAGRGNPNWTAATPREAFFTFGLFAVEETRLTWPNKDLAGMPRKQGIANRFKDYLNTHQHMPGIDLLRNILHYGIDVKGFDADSWIFELTDGIIGDNYPVPDSMLIHIESVVHDYLIKELCYNKPPTGKFKLYAVEGATAAMCYIFDSLIANELLYRGDKIALMTPIFTPYLEIPLLPRYNFDVIKIRATETKDDGTHTWQYPKEELDKLRDKSIKALFLVNPSNPPSVAMSSSVRNALVDIVKTQNPNLMIISDDVYGTFVNNFRSLVADLPYNSIGVYSFSKYFGVTGWRLGTIALYEENIFDKLIKELPEDKKEELGKRYEALSPTPESIPFLDRIVADSRQVALNHTAGLSTPQQVQMAFFCLFALLDKNNNYKQLTIDICHRRQKLLFDSLGLQLTADPNDAAYYTEFDLLEWANHYYGNEFANFLEKNYKPVDILYRLAEESSIVLLSGGGFYGPEWSIRISLANLNDEAYSEIGSYLHKILEEYVQKWKESKRK, from the coding sequence ATGCATAATGTACAAAAAGAAGAATTAGAAAAAATTTATGGAAAAATAAGTCCATTTGAGTTTAAAAATAGATTGATAAAGCTTGCTGAAGGGCAAAAATTAAAAAGTGCTCGGACACTTTTAGATGCAGGTAGAGGAAATCCTAACTGGACTGCTGCAACCCCCAGAGAAGCCTTTTTTACTTTTGGACTTTTTGCAGTAGAAGAGACTAGATTAACTTGGCCAAATAAGGATTTGGCAGGTATGCCTCGTAAGCAAGGCATTGCAAATCGTTTTAAAGATTATTTAAACACCCATCAACATATGCCCGGAATAGATCTTCTAAGAAATATTCTGCATTATGGTATTGATGTTAAAGGCTTTGATGCTGATAGTTGGATTTTTGAACTTACTGATGGCATTATAGGAGACAACTATCCTGTACCAGATAGTATGCTTATCCATATTGAAAGCGTGGTTCATGATTACCTAATAAAAGAGCTTTGCTACAATAAACCTCCAACAGGTAAATTTAAACTATACGCTGTAGAAGGCGCCACCGCAGCTATGTGCTATATATTTGATTCTTTAATAGCAAATGAACTTCTGTACAGAGGAGATAAAATAGCACTAATGACACCTATTTTTACTCCGTATTTAGAAATTCCTCTTCTACCTCGATACAATTTTGATGTAATAAAAATTAGGGCTACAGAAACTAAGGATGATGGAACTCATACTTGGCAATATCCTAAGGAAGAACTAGATAAATTACGAGATAAGAGTATTAAAGCACTATTTTTAGTAAACCCCAGCAACCCCCCTTCTGTTGCCATGAGTTCCTCTGTTAGGAATGCCTTAGTTGATATTGTAAAAACTCAAAATCCAAATCTTATGATAATATCTGATGATGTATACGGTACCTTTGTAAATAACTTTAGGTCACTAGTAGCAGATTTGCCCTACAATAGTATTGGTGTTTATTCTTTTTCTAAGTACTTTGGTGTAACAGGCTGGAGACTTGGAACCATAGCACTATATGAAGAAAATATTTTTGACAAGCTAATAAAAGAACTTCCTGAAGATAAAAAAGAGGAGTTAGGTAAGCGTTATGAAGCACTTTCCCCTACTCCTGAAAGCATCCCCTTTTTAGATAGAATAGTAGCCGACAGCCGACAAGTAGCATTAAATCATACAGCTGGTCTCTCTACTCCACAGCAGGTTCAAATGGCGTTTTTCTGTTTATTTGCATTACTAGACAAAAACAACAATTACAAACAGCTAACTATAGATATATGCCATAGAAGGCAAAAGCTTCTTTTTGACAGCCTTGGATTGCAGCTAACAGCTGACCCGAATGATGCTGCCTACTATACTGAATTTGACCTTTTAGAATGGGCAAATCACTATTATGGAAATGAATTTGCAAATTTTCTTGAAAAGAACTACAAGCCAGTAGATATACTTTATCGCCTAGCAGAAGAATCCTCTATAGTACTACTTAGTGGCGGAGGTTTTTATGGTCCTGAATGGTCTATAAGGATATCCCTTGCAAACCTGAATGATGAGGCCTACTCTGAAATTGGAAGTTATCTACACAAAATATTAGAAGAATATGTACAAAAGTGGAAAGAGTCCAAGAGGAAGTAA
- a CDS encoding HEAT repeat domain-containing protein: MIKKIMEIIANSNKSKQIKGDNLVSLQQANNIKNTRLIELLNDNIKLSEIPDVFQLLLSSDENIRLQAAEVLNHVMSALSPTRLIKVDKIFRERSSYDWQYDWRNKNPKELFHPLMSEEEKVSILGLSSFHPNGYFREKAIIALSDMKTGGAVPYLLIRTNDWVRPVRSISKEQLLRYITSEYAAYFVSNLPLVLRLKECSRDEHIDIVDAVVSIISSVEGSHILISGLQTADPKIRLACYKIILQTKVANNRTIINHLIKDTNPYNRLFVLRNIRPEITQDEFLDISQLLLHDKFAQIRIFALELLYSFMPEEAITILEKSLFDNNQSVRELSRYLLLKHNKYDFAAIYRDAIQKNESLYPSICGLGETGNINDSETIIKFMGSDVVKIVKASINALARLDIQGYKEEIIIYLNDDRAGISKTARRVLSKEINAGDADTIYRIFKKATYDYVKINSCILLCSLSKWNAIRYIIEFCADENEYISLLGQSALECWKLRYNQSFTTPSSNQIKEIRGVLEYFGKAIKESDRDFIKFCTIEFN, encoded by the coding sequence ATGATTAAAAAAATTATGGAGATAATTGCAAACAGCAATAAATCGAAACAGATAAAGGGAGATAATCTGGTAAGCTTGCAGCAAGCTAATAATATAAAGAATACAAGGCTTATCGAGCTGCTTAATGACAATATTAAATTGTCAGAAATTCCAGATGTCTTTCAACTATTACTTAGTAGTGATGAAAATATAAGGCTGCAGGCTGCTGAAGTTCTTAACCATGTTATGAGTGCTTTAAGCCCTACTAGGTTGATTAAAGTAGATAAAATATTTAGAGAAAGAAGCTCCTATGACTGGCAGTATGATTGGAGAAATAAAAATCCTAAAGAATTGTTTCATCCTTTAATGTCAGAAGAGGAGAAGGTTTCAATATTAGGGCTGAGTAGTTTTCACCCAAATGGATATTTTAGAGAAAAGGCAATAATAGCCCTTTCGGATATGAAAACTGGTGGTGCAGTACCTTATCTCTTAATTAGAACAAATGATTGGGTAAGACCAGTAAGAAGTATCTCAAAAGAGCAACTACTGAGATATATAACGTCTGAATATGCTGCGTATTTTGTAAGTAACCTACCGTTAGTATTAAGGCTGAAAGAATGTTCAAGAGATGAACATATTGATATCGTAGATGCAGTTGTATCAATTATATCTAGCGTAGAAGGCTCTCATATACTAATAAGTGGGCTACAGACAGCTGATCCAAAGATAAGGTTAGCTTGCTATAAAATAATTCTCCAAACAAAAGTGGCGAACAATAGAACTATTATAAATCATTTAATAAAAGATACTAATCCATACAATAGGCTGTTTGTACTTAGGAATATAAGACCAGAAATAACACAGGATGAGTTTCTTGATATTTCACAATTATTACTTCATGACAAGTTTGCTCAAATCAGGATTTTTGCCCTTGAATTATTGTATTCTTTTATGCCTGAAGAAGCTATAACTATACTAGAAAAAAGCTTGTTCGATAATAATCAGTCAGTAAGGGAACTGTCACGATATTTACTCTTAAAACATAACAAATATGATTTTGCAGCAATATACCGTGATGCAATACAGAAAAATGAGAGCTTATACCCTAGTATTTGTGGACTTGGAGAGACAGGGAACATAAATGATTCAGAGACTATAATTAAATTTATGGGATCTGATGTTGTTAAGATAGTAAAGGCTTCTATTAATGCATTAGCTAGATTAGATATACAAGGATATAAAGAGGAAATAATTATATACTTAAATGATGATAGAGCTGGTATATCTAAGACTGCTAGAAGGGTCCTAAGTAAAGAGATTAATGCAGGTGATGCAGATACTATATATAGAATATTTAAGAAAGCCACTTATGATTATGTAAAGATTAACTCCTGTATTCTTTTATGCTCATTAAGTAAATGGAATGCTATTAGATATATTATTGAATTTTGTGCAGATGAAAATGAATATATTTCATTACTTGGGCAAAGTGCACTTGAATGTTGGAAACTAAGGTATAATCAATCTTTTACAACACCTAGCAGTAACCAGATAAAGGAGATAAGAGGTGTCTTAGAGTACTTTGGAAAGGCAATTAAAGAAAGTGACAGGGATTTTATTAAATTTTGCACTATAGAGTTTAATTAA
- a CDS encoding MDR family MFS transporter yields the protein MEDGRIFGVYRGLPKSIYVLFVVRIVNALGAFVGPFLTMFLSDKIGLSSEVIGVFIMLNSFASLPGAMIGGKIADSLGRKRVLTIFQSLAALCFVPCAFLGYSIAIPFLLVFATFFNSIAQPAYGAMIADLTNTENRNSAYSLLYLGNNLGFSVGPMIAGFLYSHYLKMIFIGNSIAVFTSIFIIYKFIKETKPDKEAEVLIANENEKVEEGSLFSALFKRPLLMSFALLSVIYSFVYAQYPFCIPLQMKEIFKSNSSVIYGYIMATNGVTVILLTTVLTKITRKLSAIQNVALAGVFYGIGFGMMYFIHTFPLFIVATVLWTIGEIFQSTNSGVYIANHTPMSHRGRFNAVIPLITGSGFAFGPLLMGIYIKNRRVIDAWPVTSILSISAAILFYILYIRERRKVRED from the coding sequence ATGGAAGATGGAAGAATATTTGGGGTTTATAGAGGACTTCCTAAAAGTATATACGTACTTTTCGTCGTAAGAATTGTAAATGCCTTAGGAGCTTTTGTAGGACCATTTTTGACAATGTTCTTATCAGATAAGATTGGCCTTAGCAGTGAAGTAATTGGAGTATTTATTATGCTTAATTCTTTTGCTAGCTTGCCAGGGGCAATGATAGGTGGGAAAATTGCTGATAGCCTTGGCAGAAAAAGAGTACTTACCATATTTCAATCCTTAGCAGCCTTGTGTTTTGTACCATGTGCTTTTTTAGGATATTCAATAGCAATACCATTCTTATTAGTATTTGCAACTTTTTTTAACTCCATAGCACAACCAGCCTATGGGGCTATGATTGCAGATCTTACTAACACTGAAAATAGAAACAGTGCTTACTCACTTTTATATCTAGGAAATAACTTAGGTTTTTCTGTTGGACCAATGATTGCAGGCTTTTTATACAGTCATTATTTAAAGATGATTTTTATTGGAAATAGTATTGCAGTATTTACTTCTATTTTTATAATATATAAGTTTATAAAAGAGACAAAGCCAGATAAAGAAGCTGAAGTTTTAATTGCAAATGAAAATGAAAAAGTAGAAGAGGGAAGCTTATTTAGTGCCCTATTTAAAAGACCTCTTTTAATGTCTTTTGCGTTATTGTCAGTAATTTATAGTTTCGTATATGCTCAATATCCATTTTGCATACCACTGCAAATGAAAGAAATATTTAAAAGTAATAGTTCTGTTATATATGGATATATAATGGCTACCAATGGAGTTACAGTTATACTTCTTACTACTGTTTTAACTAAAATAACAAGGAAGTTATCTGCTATCCAAAATGTGGCTTTGGCAGGAGTTTTTTATGGTATAGGCTTTGGCATGATGTACTTTATACATACCTTTCCTTTGTTCATTGTGGCCACTGTGTTATGGACTATAGGGGAAATATTCCAGAGTACTAATTCTGGGGTATATATTGCAAATCATACACCAATGTCTCATAGAGGAAGGTTTAATGCTGTAATACCATTAATTACAGGTTCAGGCTTTGCATTTGGACCACTACTTATGGGCATTTATATAAAAAATAGGAGAGTTATAGACGCATGGCCGGTGACTTCTATTTTATCCATTTCTGCAGCAATACTATTTTATATTCTTTATATTAGGGAGAGAAGAAAAGTACGTGAAGATTAA
- a CDS encoding bacteriocin immunity protein: MKEKLSKNELIEIVKRIINVEGTEEEIDEMIEVFERNVPHPAASDLIFYPEKGEVTPEEIVEEALNYKAISL; this comes from the coding sequence ATGAAAGAAAAATTAAGTAAAAACGAATTGATAGAGATTGTGAAAAGAATTATTAATGTAGAAGGAACCGAAGAAGAAATTGATGAGATGATTGAAGTTTTTGAAAGAAATGTACCTCATCCAGCAGCATCAGATTTAATTTTCTACCCTGAAAAAGGTGAGGTAACTCCTGAAGAAATAGTTGAAGAAGCGCTAAATTATAAGGCAATTAGTTTATAA
- a CDS encoding polysaccharide deacetylase family protein encodes MKKLLNIILILILSLNLSACGTSKATYSSNNETKEEALPQAANEDEKRNNESSEQDKAVIRHADIYAKQQQNSNNTEAKDNNSNTLTTPVQKNTKPEVTQNPQQSEVSKLDTRYNEWGNIRNSNHTTPGIPSIIKPWVGKYNVIFTGDTSRKIIYFTFDAGGETGYANQIMDTLCKHGIKATFFVTLPYITKNPDIVRRMVKEGHAVANHTVNHLGLPNLTDEKIKQEYEGVEKEFAKVTGLSMMKCVRPPMGAYSEKSLCVTKQLGYKTVFWSIAYRDYDINNQPSHDEAMSIIQNNHHNGAILLLHLASKTNADTLDEMISFLKSQGYSFGLIS; translated from the coding sequence ATGAAAAAGTTATTAAATATTATTTTAATTCTAATATTGTCTCTTAATTTAAGTGCATGTGGGACAAGCAAAGCTACCTATAGCAGTAATAATGAAACAAAAGAAGAGGCTCTACCACAGGCTGCAAATGAGGATGAAAAGAGAAATAATGAAAGCAGTGAACAAGATAAAGCTGTTATAAGACATGCAGATATTTATGCAAAGCAGCAGCAAAATTCAAATAACACTGAAGCAAAAGATAACAATTCCAATACATTAACTACTCCAGTACAGAAAAATACAAAGCCAGAAGTTACGCAGAATCCACAGCAATCTGAAGTAAGTAAGCTTGATACAAGATACAACGAATGGGGTAATATAAGAAATTCAAATCATACAACTCCTGGTATTCCATCAATTATTAAGCCTTGGGTCGGCAAATATAATGTTATTTTTACGGGTGATACTTCAAGAAAAATAATTTATTTTACTTTTGATGCTGGTGGAGAAACAGGATATGCAAATCAAATAATGGATACATTATGTAAACATGGGATTAAAGCTACCTTTTTTGTGACACTACCTTATATAACTAAGAATCCTGATATTGTGAGAAGAATGGTAAAAGAAGGGCATGCTGTTGCCAATCATACAGTTAATCACCTAGGCTTGCCTAATCTTACTGATGAGAAAATTAAACAGGAGTATGAAGGTGTTGAAAAGGAGTTTGCAAAAGTAACAGGTTTATCAATGATGAAGTGTGTAAGACCTCCCATGGGGGCATATAGTGAAAAATCATTATGTGTTACAAAGCAGTTAGGATATAAAACTGTATTTTGGAGTATTGCTTATAGAGACTATGATATAAATAATCAGCCATCTCATGATGAAGCTATGTCAATAATACAAAATAACCACCACAATGGAGCAATCTTGCTACTGCATCTAGCTTCAAAAACCAATGCTGATACATTGGACGAGATGATTTCATTTTTAAAATCACAGGGATACAGCTTTGGTTTAATTTCTTAG
- a CDS encoding SMI1/KNR4 family protein, giving the protein MWKEFIRNLSDEYEFQEPANEKEIIEAEEQLGVRLPDDLRKLLKESNGILGEYRISLIWDIKRIVQDNLSFRNSSDFKELYMPFDCLLFFADAGNGDQFAYTILNGMISKDDIYVWNHEDDSRTWVTSSLKWFIDGWSSGQISI; this is encoded by the coding sequence ATGTGGAAAGAATTTATTAGAAATTTATCTGATGAATATGAATTTCAGGAACCAGCAAATGAAAAAGAAATAATTGAGGCGGAAGAACAGCTTGGTGTAAGGTTACCAGATGATTTAAGGAAATTACTAAAGGAGTCTAACGGAATATTAGGTGAATATCGTATTAGCTTAATTTGGGACATTAAAAGAATAGTACAAGATAATTTAAGTTTTAGAAATTCGAGCGATTTTAAGGAATTATACATGCCTTTTGACTGCCTATTGTTTTTTGCTGATGCAGGGAATGGTGATCAATTTGCATATACAATACTCAATGGGATGATAAGCAAGGACGACATATATGTTTGGAACCACGAAGATGATAGTAGAACGTGGGTTACATCATCTTTAAAATGGTTTATTGATGGCTGGTCAAGTGGACAAATTAGCATCTAA
- a CDS encoding DMP19 family protein gives MKETSIYVKKLIGIENLNNIKAEEILEQVSTNLYEKSNYQIRDNDIFDNLPIIIKDTILLIDFDTELNMNGILGFLENSTGLYLDDTMEALERIGATEDYEILREIKGIMLRYNLDTKKMRSNVNKGIEHEITNFLRTHGQEYHQMAEEISIAADDLYLYHNERNIFKNLTVYVDLNKDNLINEISK, from the coding sequence ATGAAGGAAACTAGTATTTATGTGAAAAAGTTGATAGGGATAGAAAATTTAAATAACATAAAGGCTGAAGAGATACTTGAGCAAGTAAGTACCAATTTATATGAAAAGAGCAATTATCAAATTAGAGATAATGATATATTTGATAATTTGCCAATAATCATAAAAGATACTATTCTACTAATTGATTTTGATACTGAACTCAATATGAACGGTATTTTAGGCTTTTTAGAAAACTCAACCGGATTATATCTAGATGACACTATGGAAGCCTTAGAAAGAATAGGAGCAACTGAAGATTATGAAATATTAAGAGAGATAAAAGGTATAATGCTTAGATATAACCTCGATACGAAAAAGATGCGAAGCAATGTTAATAAAGGAATAGAGCATGAAATAACAAATTTTTTGAGAACTCATGGACAGGAATATCATCAAATGGCAGAAGAAATAAGCATTGCTGCAGATGATTTATATCTTTATCATAATGAACGAAATATATTTAAAAATTTGACTGTATATGTGGATTTGAATAAAGATAACCTGATAAATGAGATATCGAAATAA